One genomic window of Arachis stenosperma cultivar V10309 chromosome 10, arast.V10309.gnm1.PFL2, whole genome shotgun sequence includes the following:
- the LOC130954306 gene encoding ATP synthase subunit gamma, mitochondrial, whose amino-acid sequence MAMAALRREGRRFATPLLSSPIRSSLISHSQEQAPNGVRSISTQVVRNRMKSVKNIQKITKAMKMVAASKLRAIQTRAENSRGLWQPFTALLGDSPSVNVKKSVIVTVSSDKGLCGGINSTSVKISRILHKLSSGPEKETKYVILGEKAKAQLIRDSKDDISLSITELQKNPLNYSQVSVLADDILKNVEFDALRIVFNKFHSVVQFMPTVSTVLSPEIVEREAEAGGKLGELDSYEIEGAETKGEVLQNLAEFQFSCILFNGVLENACSEQGARMSAMDSSSRNAGDMLDRLTLTYNRTRQASITTELIEIISGASALEG is encoded by the exons ATGGCCATGGCTGCTCTCCGTCGTGAAGGGAGGCGATTCGCCACCCCACTCCTCTCTTCTCCTATCCGCTCCTCTCTCATCTCTCACTCTCA AGAACAAGCTCCCAACGGAGTGCGCTCTATTTCGACTCAAGTTG TGAGAAACAGGATGAAGAGTGTTAAGAATATCCAGAAGATCACAAAGGCAATGAAGATGGTTGCAGCCTCTAAGCTTAGAGCTATTCAAACCAGAGCTGAAAACTCCCGTGGCCTCTGGCAACCATTCACTGCCCTTCTGGGTGACTCTCCCA GTGTTAATGTCAAGAAGAGTGTTATTGTTACCGTTTCTTCAGACAAAGGTCTTTGTGGTGGTATCAATTCCACATCTGTCAAGATAAGCAGGATTTTGCACAAATTGAGCTCTG GGCCTGAGAAAGAGACAAAGTATGTCATATTGGGTGAGAAGGCTAAGGCTCAATTGATACGTGATTCCAAGGATGACATTAGTCTCAGCATAACTGAGCTGCAGAAGAATCCCCTGAACTATTCTCAG GTTTCAGTCTTGGCAGATGACATCCTAAAGAATGTGGAGTTTGATGCCTTAAGGATTGTGTTCAACAAGTTCCATTCAGTTGTCCAATTTATGCCAACTGTGTCAACTGTGCTCTCTCCTGAG ATTGTGGAGAGAGAGGCTGAAGCTGGGGGAAAGCTTGGGGAGCTAGACTCTTATGAAATTGAAGGTGCCGAGACAAAAGGAGAAGTTCTTCAGAATCTGGCTGAGTTCCAGTTTTCTTGT ATATTGTTCAATGGGGTGTTGGAGAATGCTTGCAGTGAACAAGGAGCAAGAATGTCTGCCATGGACAGCTCTAGCAGGAACGCTGGAGATATGCTCGACCGACTCACTCTCACCTACAACAG AACTCGTCAAGCATCAATCACCACTGAATTGATTGAGATTATATCTGGAGCTTCAGCACTGGAAGGTTAA